Proteins from a genomic interval of Panthera uncia isolate 11264 chromosome C1 unlocalized genomic scaffold, Puncia_PCG_1.0 HiC_scaffold_4, whole genome shotgun sequence:
- the A3GALT2 gene encoding alpha-1,3-galactosyltransferase 2 → MPSPPPRTWKRLFWLLILFALGLLGLYLYGLPVIRHLEVLIPMGVCPSARMALLRDNFTGLLHPWARPEVLTCTSWGAPIIWDGTFDPAVAQREALQQNLTIGLTVFAVGRYLEKYLARFLETAEQHFMVGQRVVYYVFTERPDAVPRVALAPGRLLRVERVARERRWQDVSMQRMHTLHEALGGRLGREARFVFCMDVDQYFHGAFGPEALSESVAQLHSWHYRWPRWLLPYERDARSAAALAPGEGDFYYHAAVFGGSVAALRGLTAHCAQGQRRDRELGLEARWHDESHLNKFFWLHKPAKVLSPEFCWSPDIGSRAEIRRPRLLWAPKEYALLRD, encoded by the exons GCATCTGGAAGTCCTCATCCCCATGGGTGTCTGCCCTTCTGCCAGAATGGCCCTGCTGAGAGACAACTTCACGGGTCTCTTGCATCCCTG GGCCCGGCCTGAAGTCCTGACCTGTACCTCCTGGGGGGCCCCCATTATTTGGGATGGCACCTTCGACCCAGCTGTGGCCCAGCGGGAGGCTCTGCAGCAGAACCTCACCATTGGTCTGACTGTCTTTGCTGTAGGCAG GTACCTGGAGAAGTACCTGGCGCGCTTCCTGGAGACGGCCGAGCAGCACTTCATGGTGGGCCAGCGCGTGGTGTACTACGTGTTCACCGAGCGCCCGGACGCCGTGCCCCGCGTGGCGCTGGCCCCGGGCCGCCTCCTGCGCGTGGAGCGCGTGGCCCGCGAGCGGCGCTGGCAAGACGTGTCCATGCAGCGCATGCACACGCTGCACGAGGCGCTGGGCGGGCGGCTGGGCCGCGAGGCGCGCTTCGTGTTCTGCATGGACGTGGACCAGTACTTCCACGGCGCCTTCGGGCCCGAGGCGCTGTCCGAGTCGGTGGCGCAGCTGCACTCCTGGCACTACCGCTGGCCGCGGTGGCTGCTGCCCTACGAGCGCGACGCGCGCTCGGCCGCCGCGCTGGCGCCGGGCGAGGGCGACTTCTACTACCACGCGGCCGTGTTCGGGGGCAGCGTGGCGGCGCTGCGCGGGCTGACGGCGCACTGCGCGCAGGGCCAGCGGCGGGACCGCGAGCTCGGCCTGGAGGCGCGCTGGCACGACGAGAGCCACCTCAACAAGTTCTTCTGGCTGCACAAGCCCGCCAAGGTGCTGTCGCCCGAGTTCTGCTGGAGCCCCGACATCGGCTCAAGGGCCGAGATCCGGAGGCCCCGCCTGCTCTGGGCGCCCAAGGAGTACGCCCTGCTGCGCGACTAG